From the Lysinibacillus fusiformis genome, the window GTCGGCTACTCGACTTAGCATGCTGCCATTCCTCCTTTAAAATCCACGTATCCTTTGCACCGCCACCTTGAGATGAATTCACAACAAGGGACCCTTCTTGTAGTGCCACTCTGGATAAACCACCAGGCAACACATAGCAATCCTCACCCTTCATAACATAGACACGTAAATCAACATGGCAAGGATAAAATCGTCCATTCTGGAAGGCAGGCGCTCTGGATAATTTAATCGTTGGTTGTGCAATGTACTGATAGGGACGCTCTATAATTTTTTGCTTAAACAAAGCAATCTCTTCCTTACTAGCATGTGGACCAATTAGCATATCATAGCCACCAGAGGCTCCCACATTTTTAATGACCAGCTCGTCAAGATGCTCTAGCACCCATTCACGCTGACTGTCATCTCCTAGATGGTAGGTTTTCACATTCGGTAGAATCGGCTCTTCCTGTAAATAATAGCGAATCATCTCAGGTACATAGGCATACATCGCTTTATCATCTGCCACACCATTTCCCACGGCATTCAAGATTGCCACATGACCTGCTTGATAGGCTGCCATTAAATGCGGAACACCTAATAAAGAATCCTCACGAAATACGGTAGGATCTAAAAAATCATCATCAATTCGACGATAAATAATATCGATTTGCTGTAGGCCATAGATGGTTTTCATATAGACTTTCAAATCTTGTACGACTAAATCGCGTCCTTCGACAAGCTGGATGTTTAAATGCTGGGCTAAAAAGACATGATCGTAATACGCTGAATTGTACATGCCTGCTGTTAGTAGCACAGCTTTAGGCTCTCGCTCCGCTTGCATGGAAGGTGGACGATGCGCAAGAAGTGCTTTTTTCATGCAAGCCATATGTTTATCAAGTGGTCGGATCGTATGCTTGG encodes:
- a CDS encoding circularly permuted type 2 ATP-grasp protein; the protein is MMNLYDSSLFFDEMFDGNKPKPHYRSFHHKLSFFSQEQLEEKYRQAQASFLRQGITFTVYGAQDGTERTMPFDCVPIIIPQTKWAMIEAGVKQRVEALNLFLQDVYGQQMIIQDGLIPKQLVENNPYFTPTMKGLHVPIGNHIFLAGIDLIRDEKGDYHVLEDNLRNPSGISYVFENRDVMKEVYPEFFSKHTIRPLDKHMACMKKALLAHRPPSMQAEREPKAVLLTAGMYNSAYYDHVFLAQHLNIQLVEGRDLVVQDLKVYMKTIYGLQQIDIIYRRIDDDFLDPTVFREDSLLGVPHLMAAYQAGHVAILNAVGNGVADDKAMYAYVPEMIRYYLQEEPILPNVKTYHLGDDSQREWVLEHLDELVIKNVGASGGYDMLIGPHASKEEIALFKQKIIERPYQYIAQPTIKLSRAPAFQNGRFYPCHVDLRVYVMKGEDCYVLPGGLSRVALQEGSLVVNSSQGGGAKDTWILKEEWQHAKSSSRRVVLDGTL